A single genomic interval of Terriglobus albidus harbors:
- the cysC gene encoding adenylyl-sulfate kinase, which yields MISVSPHTLREKGGLVVWLTGLSGAGKTTIAQAVQQSLTSFGIPAVFLDGDEVRKQMHPTLGFSKTDREENVRRIGALAKTRAEEGAVVLVAVIAPYRSTRQEVRAICRAYLEVFVDAPLQTCEERDPKGLYRRVRRGEITQFTGIDAPYEAPVEPEIHCRTASESIEESSQRVLRAIAESLR from the coding sequence TTGATCTCTGTTTCCCCACATACTCTTCGAGAAAAGGGCGGCCTTGTCGTCTGGCTGACCGGACTAAGCGGCGCCGGCAAGACGACCATTGCGCAAGCCGTACAGCAGAGCCTGACGTCTTTTGGCATACCGGCGGTATTCCTCGACGGAGATGAGGTGCGCAAGCAGATGCATCCCACCCTCGGGTTCTCGAAGACGGACCGGGAAGAGAATGTCCGACGGATCGGCGCTCTGGCAAAAACCAGGGCGGAGGAGGGCGCGGTCGTGCTGGTTGCCGTTATCGCTCCGTATCGCAGCACGCGCCAGGAAGTGCGGGCGATATGCCGCGCGTATCTGGAGGTCTTTGTGGATGCTCCCCTTCAAACCTGTGAGGAGCGGGATCCGAAGGGACTGTATCGCCGGGTACGACGCGGAGAGATTACACAGTTCACCGGGATCGATGCACCGTACGAAGCTCCCGTCGAGCCTGAGATTCATTGCAGGACCGCCAGCGAGAGCATCGAAGAAAGCTCGCAGCGTGTCCTCAGGGCCATTGCGGAGTCCTTGCGATAG
- a CDS encoding ferritin-like domain-containing protein yields the protein MKFFSANLSNLRELYINQLQMLLSTERQIIHAIPKMIEKAGDLQIKQALQSHLQETEVQVRRLEEILRQTTGEAEMVKCKALAALVEEAENMIQDASDESVRDAAIIAAIQRIEHYEIATYGAVRHFAQILGESTPAQLLDQTIKEEGHADHLLSSIADRVNPYAQKAA from the coding sequence ATGAAGTTCTTTTCGGCAAATCTCTCCAACCTTCGCGAACTCTATATCAATCAACTTCAGATGTTGCTGTCTACGGAGCGGCAGATCATACACGCGATTCCGAAGATGATTGAAAAAGCAGGTGATCTTCAGATCAAACAGGCCCTTCAATCACACCTGCAGGAAACTGAAGTCCAGGTCCGCCGCCTCGAAGAGATTCTCCGGCAGACTACTGGTGAGGCGGAGATGGTCAAATGCAAAGCACTCGCGGCCTTAGTGGAGGAAGCAGAGAACATGATCCAAGATGCTTCCGACGAGTCTGTACGCGATGCCGCCATCATCGCCGCCATCCAACGAATCGAACACTATGAAATCGCCACCTACGGAGCTGTTCGTCACTTTGCCCAGATTTTAGGCGAAAGCACACCGGCACAGCTCCTCGACCAAACCATCAAAGAAGAAGGCCACGCCGATCACCTGCTGAGCAGCATTGCCGATCGCGTCAACCCTTATGCGCAAAAAGCCGCCTAG
- a CDS encoding response regulator has protein sequence MTNENRPLIFVVDDETLISRSLATILKQQGFSACDFNDPRRALEMALVTPPDLLLSDVMMPYLTGIELAIAMKKITPCKVLLFSGQAGTVDLLESARNRGYDFELLHKPIHPAELLREIRHSLPLELCN, from the coding sequence ATGACGAATGAAAATCGTCCGCTTATCTTCGTTGTTGACGACGAAACACTTATCTCAAGGTCTCTTGCAACCATTCTCAAGCAACAGGGCTTTTCCGCCTGCGACTTCAACGATCCGCGTCGCGCGCTGGAGATGGCCCTCGTCACACCACCGGATCTGCTTCTCAGCGATGTGATGATGCCCTATCTCACGGGCATCGAGCTCGCCATCGCGATGAAAAAGATCACACCATGCAAGGTGCTGCTCTTCTCTGGTCAAGCCGGCACCGTGGACCTCCTGGAGTCAGCTCGAAACCGGGGCTACGACTTCGAGCTGTTGCACAAACCAATCCATCCCGCAGAACTGCTCCGGGAGATACGTCACTCGCTGCCATTAGAGCTTTGCAATTAA
- a CDS encoding glycosyltransferase, protein MKHVVIAATPVPGHFNPMMAVAEHLAANEYRITVLTGEIYRDRVEAAGLAYVPLAGAANYDMRHQDVYFPERSSIEPGMPQITYDMQRVFGDAIPEQYAALKRLVDAEDVDVIMADLLFMGIFPLLMAPRAERPAVVSCGIVPFMCRNAEVSPFTGPDNSPEGLLRNAEHNEQIAAALQPATDYVSDKIEACCGRRLDTFLFDELYVRPDLFLQFTTSAFEFPMKELPGNVVFVGPMIPKHDDVETPSWIESLDPAKPVVFLTQGTIANYDFNQLLQPALDGLAAEPVQVVATAGGGDASGVRVPANARLEGYLSYAAILPKTAVFVTNGGYNGVQMALRAGVPLISAGASEDKPFVSARVAWSGCGIDLKTGTPTAEQIRDAVRSILAESSYRQKAQAMSCAYEGCDALQNTLLAIEPLLRNHIAVEPEEMAEV, encoded by the coding sequence ATGAAACACGTTGTGATTGCTGCTACACCCGTCCCAGGTCATTTCAACCCGATGATGGCGGTAGCCGAGCATCTGGCTGCCAATGAATATCGCATTACCGTACTGACCGGCGAGATCTATCGAGATCGCGTCGAGGCTGCCGGTCTTGCCTATGTGCCCCTTGCCGGAGCCGCCAACTACGACATGCGCCACCAGGATGTTTACTTCCCTGAACGCAGCAGTATCGAACCCGGTATGCCGCAGATTACCTATGACATGCAGCGCGTCTTTGGTGACGCCATTCCCGAACAGTACGCTGCGTTGAAACGTCTGGTCGATGCCGAGGACGTCGACGTCATCATGGCGGACCTGCTGTTCATGGGAATCTTTCCCCTGCTGATGGCCCCGCGTGCCGAGCGACCGGCGGTTGTCTCCTGCGGTATTGTGCCGTTCATGTGCCGTAATGCGGAGGTCTCGCCGTTCACCGGGCCGGACAACTCTCCCGAAGGCCTGCTGCGTAATGCGGAGCATAATGAGCAGATCGCCGCGGCATTGCAGCCTGCAACCGATTATGTAAGCGACAAGATCGAAGCCTGCTGTGGGCGGCGTCTGGATACCTTCCTCTTCGATGAGTTGTATGTGCGTCCGGATCTGTTTCTGCAGTTCACCACCTCCGCCTTCGAGTTCCCGATGAAAGAGCTGCCGGGGAACGTCGTCTTTGTTGGACCGATGATTCCGAAGCACGATGACGTGGAAACTCCGTCATGGATCGAGTCGCTCGATCCGGCAAAACCTGTGGTCTTCTTAACCCAGGGAACGATTGCCAATTACGACTTCAACCAGTTGCTGCAGCCCGCGCTGGATGGTCTCGCCGCTGAGCCGGTGCAGGTAGTAGCGACGGCCGGCGGCGGTGATGCAAGCGGTGTACGCGTGCCTGCGAATGCGCGGCTGGAGGGCTATCTTTCCTATGCCGCCATTCTGCCGAAGACCGCTGTCTTTGTGACCAATGGAGGTTACAACGGTGTTCAGATGGCATTGCGTGCGGGTGTACCGCTGATAAGTGCCGGAGCTTCGGAGGATAAGCCCTTTGTCTCGGCGCGTGTCGCGTGGAGCGGCTGCGGTATCGACCTGAAGACGGGAACTCCCACCGCCGAACAGATTCGCGATGCGGTACGCTCCATTCTTGCGGAGAGCAGCTATCGCCAGAAAGCGCAGGCGATGAGCTGTGCGTATGAAGGCTGCGACGCGCTGCAGAATACGTTGCTGGCGATTGAGCCTCTGCTGCGTAACCATATCGCTGTCGAACCAGAGGAGATGGCGGAAGTTTAG
- a CDS encoding FadR/GntR family transcriptional regulator, which produces MSSTSHPTPRLYQRVAEQISAYMREHRLEPGQRLPSEKDLARKLNVSRPTIREAMIALEIAGQLEIRVGSGAYIRQAPNQVPLLLDAGPGPFELLRARLLIEGEIAADAALNASAEQLKQIEATIQEMKALDAAGQNAQITDRHFHVAIAEAARNNVLASIVDSLWAGIFSPIFHSLSHLAGLQHHQQMTLRDHQAIFTAIKARDPQAARAAMRNHLRHVEDILAGQPEKTARPKKSARKSAIRKPA; this is translated from the coding sequence ATGTCCTCGACCAGCCATCCCACACCGCGGCTCTATCAGCGTGTAGCCGAACAGATCTCCGCCTATATGCGCGAACACCGTCTTGAGCCTGGACAACGTCTTCCCTCGGAGAAAGACCTTGCCCGCAAACTCAACGTCTCCCGGCCGACGATCCGCGAGGCCATGATTGCATTGGAGATCGCTGGTCAGCTTGAGATCCGCGTCGGCTCCGGCGCCTATATTCGCCAGGCGCCCAATCAGGTTCCACTGCTTCTCGATGCGGGTCCGGGACCATTCGAGTTGTTGAGAGCACGTCTTTTGATCGAGGGAGAGATCGCCGCCGACGCCGCGCTCAACGCCTCTGCCGAACAGCTCAAACAGATTGAGGCGACCATCCAGGAGATGAAGGCGCTCGATGCGGCTGGGCAGAACGCGCAGATAACCGATCGCCACTTCCACGTCGCCATCGCCGAAGCAGCGCGCAACAACGTCCTCGCCAGCATTGTGGATAGCCTGTGGGCCGGCATCTTTTCGCCCATCTTCCACTCGCTCTCGCACCTTGCCGGACTACAGCATCATCAGCAGATGACGCTGCGCGACCACCAGGCGATCTTCACCGCCATCAAAGCGCGTGACCCGCAAGCAGCCCGCGCCGCCATGCGCAACCACCTGCGCCACGTGGAAGACATCCTCGCCGGTCAGCCGGAAAAGACGGCCCGCCCTAAAAAATCAGCCCGAAAATCCGCTATCCGGAAACCTGCCTGA
- a CDS encoding lactate racemase domain-containing protein, which translates to MPWFSIEGDALTEAQIQSAVDRLLTEARTRINKDLKRVLLLPPDLTRAHSGAGKITELLYKALPDAHVLVIPTLGQHVPHTEAENKWMFGDIPHELILPHDWRNGVTHIGTIPASLVKETTQGAADWEIPVDLNSVLMDQQWDLIINVGHVVPHEVLGFANHNKNYFIGLGGKETICASHIAAAVYGIENNLGCLITPLRATYNWAEENLLKHLPDVYLQIVMQRDANNKLVTSGIFVGDDLDTYLQAARKSREQNITVFDKPIKKVVAVMQADEFRATWVANKAVYRTRMAIADGGELLIIAPGVERFGEQPEVDALIRKYGYKGTPRTLSLYKTEADMQEIPHGVAHLIHGSSEDRFTITYAPGHLSKEEIEQVGYNYADCAEMQKRYDPAVMKEGWNTMPDGEEVFYISTPSAGLWATAEKLHNPNRLDYGKNL; encoded by the coding sequence ATGCCGTGGTTTTCCATTGAGGGTGACGCCCTCACCGAAGCGCAGATCCAATCCGCCGTTGACCGCCTTCTCACCGAAGCCCGCACGCGCATCAACAAGGACCTGAAGCGCGTTCTGCTGCTTCCCCCGGATCTCACCCGCGCCCACTCCGGCGCCGGCAAAATCACGGAGCTTCTCTATAAGGCGCTTCCCGACGCCCATGTGCTGGTGATTCCGACGCTCGGCCAGCATGTTCCTCATACCGAAGCCGAGAACAAGTGGATGTTCGGCGATATTCCGCATGAGCTCATTCTTCCCCATGACTGGCGCAACGGCGTCACCCACATCGGCACCATTCCGGCCTCGCTGGTGAAGGAGACCACACAGGGCGCCGCTGACTGGGAGATTCCCGTCGACCTCAACTCCGTGCTGATGGACCAGCAGTGGGACCTCATCATCAACGTGGGCCACGTGGTTCCGCACGAAGTGCTGGGCTTCGCCAACCACAATAAGAACTACTTCATCGGCCTTGGCGGCAAGGAGACCATCTGCGCCTCGCACATCGCCGCCGCCGTCTATGGCATTGAGAACAACCTGGGCTGCCTGATCACGCCGCTGCGCGCCACCTATAACTGGGCCGAAGAGAATCTGCTGAAGCATCTGCCGGATGTCTATCTGCAGATCGTGATGCAGCGTGACGCCAACAACAAGCTGGTCACCAGCGGTATCTTCGTCGGCGACGATCTCGACACCTATCTGCAGGCCGCCCGCAAGAGTCGCGAGCAGAACATCACTGTCTTCGACAAGCCGATCAAGAAGGTTGTCGCCGTGATGCAGGCCGATGAGTTCCGCGCGACCTGGGTCGCCAACAAGGCTGTCTACCGCACCCGCATGGCCATCGCCGACGGCGGTGAGCTGCTGATCATTGCCCCCGGCGTGGAGCGTTTCGGCGAGCAGCCCGAGGTCGATGCCCTGATCCGCAAGTATGGCTACAAGGGCACTCCACGTACGCTCTCGCTCTACAAGACCGAGGCCGACATGCAGGAGATTCCGCACGGCGTGGCTCACCTCATCCATGGCTCCAGCGAAGACCGCTTTACCATCACGTACGCTCCCGGCCATCTCAGCAAGGAAGAGATCGAGCAGGTCGGTTACAACTACGCCGACTGCGCCGAGATGCAGAAGCGCTACGACCCTGCCGTCATGAAGGAAGGCTGGAACACCATGCCTGACGGTGAGGAGGTCTTCTACATCAGTACGCCTTCGGCAGGCCTGTGGGCGACCGCGGAGAAACTGCATAACCCCAACCGGCTTGACTACGGCAAGAACCTGTAA
- the larE gene encoding ATP-dependent sacrificial sulfur transferase LarE — MDTLAAKRETLRRELATSEHLLVAYSGGVDSAYLAWEAYQVLGDRMQAVIADSPSLPRKHLSAAIDFAQQHGIPLRVINTREMEKPDYVRNDSQRCFHCKDELFHAMEALSQELGIATIAYGRNLDDNGDFRPGQRAATLHNATAPLAAAQLGKQEIRTLARNANLAVWDKPASACLSSRLEYGREVTPEALAQVEAAEDALNALGFLQVRVRHHGTLARIEIAREELPRALSMEALDSITAAVRAAGFQYVTLDTQGYRSGSMNAILPIETLTANLNGNR, encoded by the coding sequence ATGGACACACTCGCAGCAAAACGCGAAACCCTGCGCCGGGAGCTGGCCACGAGCGAACATCTACTCGTGGCCTACTCCGGCGGCGTCGACTCGGCCTATCTTGCGTGGGAAGCCTACCAGGTACTTGGCGATCGCATGCAGGCCGTCATCGCGGACTCGCCCAGCCTGCCGCGCAAGCATCTCTCGGCAGCTATCGACTTCGCCCAACAGCATGGCATTCCTCTCCGCGTGATCAACACCCGCGAGATGGAGAAGCCGGACTATGTTCGCAACGACAGCCAGCGCTGCTTCCACTGCAAGGATGAGCTCTTCCATGCCATGGAAGCACTTAGCCAGGAGCTTGGCATCGCTACCATCGCCTACGGCCGCAACCTCGATGACAACGGTGACTTCCGACCAGGTCAGCGCGCCGCAACCCTGCACAACGCCACGGCTCCGCTGGCGGCTGCGCAGCTCGGCAAGCAGGAGATTCGCACTCTGGCTCGTAACGCGAACCTCGCAGTATGGGATAAGCCTGCATCGGCGTGCCTTTCTTCTCGCCTGGAGTACGGCCGCGAGGTGACGCCAGAAGCCTTGGCGCAGGTGGAAGCCGCCGAAGATGCCCTCAATGCCCTTGGCTTTCTGCAGGTGCGTGTACGTCATCACGGCACACTCGCCCGTATTGAGATCGCGCGCGAAGAACTTCCACGCGCCTTATCGATGGAAGCGCTCGACAGCATTACCGCCGCTGTCCGCGCCGCAGGCTTCCAATACGTGACCCTCGATACGCAGGGCTACCGAAGCGGCAGCATGAACGCCATTTTGCCCATTGAGACCCTGACGGCGAACTTGAACGGCAACCGATAA
- the larB gene encoding nickel pincer cofactor biosynthesis protein LarB, producing the protein MHRESLLQLFEQLRTGAISTEQAADTLTHLPFEDTGFAKIDHHRTLRSGLPEVIYAAGKTPEQTAAIFQRIAASGVNVLATKADAAHFAAVQTLVPGAEYHALAQCITLRQAQQPRHEGTIAVVCAGTSDLPVAEEAAITADLFGGNVLRITDVGVAGIHRLLAQRPLLQTADVVIACAGMEGALPSVLGGMVGVPVIAVPTSVGYGVAFHGITALLSMLNSCSPNTTVVNIDNGFGAAYTATLICRGQQKK; encoded by the coding sequence ATGCATCGCGAATCTCTGCTGCAACTTTTCGAACAACTCCGCACCGGCGCCATCTCCACGGAACAGGCCGCTGATACGCTGACGCACCTTCCCTTCGAAGACACCGGCTTCGCCAAGATCGATCATCATCGCACCCTGCGCTCGGGCCTGCCCGAAGTGATCTATGCCGCCGGCAAGACACCGGAACAGACCGCCGCGATCTTTCAACGCATCGCTGCCTCGGGCGTGAACGTACTCGCGACCAAGGCAGACGCGGCACATTTCGCCGCCGTGCAGACACTTGTTCCCGGCGCCGAATATCACGCTCTTGCCCAGTGCATCACGTTGCGGCAGGCGCAGCAGCCACGGCACGAGGGCACCATCGCTGTTGTCTGCGCCGGCACCAGCGATCTTCCGGTTGCGGAAGAGGCTGCCATCACCGCGGATCTCTTCGGCGGCAATGTTCTACGCATTACCGATGTCGGCGTCGCCGGCATTCATCGCCTGCTCGCACAGCGCCCTCTGCTGCAGACAGCCGATGTCGTCATCGCCTGTGCCGGCATGGAAGGCGCATTGCCCAGCGTGCTGGGCGGTATGGTGGGTGTGCCGGTCATCGCCGTGCCAACCAGCGTTGGTTACGGTGTCGCCTTCCACGGCATCACGGCGCTGCTTTCCATGCTGAACTCCTGCTCGCCGAACACTACCGTCGTCAACATCGATAACGGCTTTGGAGCCGCGTATACCGCCACCCTCATCTGCCGCGGGCAGCAGAAGAAGTAA
- a CDS encoding helix-turn-helix domain-containing protein, protein MVKDERPRQHGNESTSTKAYSSINRYVPIDARFGARVRDLRKERQWTQLYMATHLGIDRSHISDVERGRKSMTLSLIAVVALGFEISVSELLDHL, encoded by the coding sequence ATGGTCAAAGATGAAAGACCCAGGCAGCATGGTAACGAATCTACTTCAACGAAGGCATACTCCTCCATAAACAGATATGTGCCCATCGATGCCCGCTTTGGCGCACGTGTTCGTGATCTGCGCAAAGAGCGCCAGTGGACGCAGCTATATATGGCCACCCATTTAGGCATTGACCGGAGCCACATTAGTGACGTGGAGAGAGGCCGCAAGTCGATGACGCTCTCGCTGATAGCAGTCGTAGCGCTCGGCTTTGAAATCTCCGTTTCTGAGCTGCTGGACCACTTATAG
- a CDS encoding tetratricopeptide repeat protein has translation MRYQLEQNEQTISRPQRIRDLELGPMPLGLQFLTKLTAALKRLQIAKGINMLEEQQAWIKLDPRSAHSAELLLCIAQWVDVGYRNYELIDLLLKRFSPKLRRRMPFGDYFRLRMVEAFRALSAEDADTAIEILEVVLKAGRELEDEKLTTLAHFWKARSHRKKGEYDMALHHIVQARSLTQKTSEETMSTAVIQIQECWLLFQKGLHKEALQLLDHAEAVLKTTDYDLALANIESARGRIVRRAGQYTKALAHFDRAIAIYSAQHADHRNLARTLVNAAYTKRLLALQLRKRIDARARRPDRLRSGAESAGNERSRGNLHARYNEICREALAQLERGIEIYTSHGYSSGIGSALLNAGHLHVDSGDIERGAQEALEAYTLALKKNDQILMARARMLQAATENARVDEGLGEDKDIEVHADTAKQYCDEAIALAQHTQNRRLLAGAYIMRGMTAASDFFQEWDVANECAVAASALLGSEDRDHLFEELSALKTLVLRVCGINDTLRAWSEGVLGDKTFQQITEEFAGMVIPKVWMRENKRISRVADRLSISPKKVRRLLRNAGVLDGHR, from the coding sequence ATGCGCTATCAGCTCGAGCAGAACGAGCAAACTATTTCTCGACCGCAACGGATTCGAGACCTAGAATTGGGGCCGATGCCTCTTGGACTACAGTTTCTGACGAAGCTTACCGCGGCGCTCAAGAGGCTACAAATAGCCAAAGGGATAAACATGCTTGAAGAGCAGCAGGCATGGATAAAACTGGATCCCAGGAGCGCGCATTCGGCTGAACTACTGCTTTGCATCGCACAGTGGGTCGATGTTGGGTACAGGAACTATGAGCTCATCGATCTACTTCTGAAACGATTCTCGCCCAAATTACGCCGCAGGATGCCATTCGGGGATTACTTCAGATTGCGTATGGTCGAAGCGTTCCGCGCACTGTCCGCCGAGGACGCCGACACGGCCATCGAGATTCTGGAGGTTGTCCTCAAGGCCGGGAGAGAGCTCGAGGATGAAAAACTCACGACCCTTGCGCACTTCTGGAAGGCACGGTCGCATCGCAAGAAGGGTGAATATGACATGGCACTCCATCACATAGTGCAAGCTCGCAGTCTGACCCAGAAGACTTCCGAGGAAACCATGTCCACCGCGGTCATCCAGATCCAGGAATGCTGGCTATTGTTTCAGAAGGGGCTGCACAAGGAGGCATTGCAGCTGTTGGATCACGCCGAGGCGGTATTGAAAACAACTGATTATGACTTGGCTCTGGCCAATATTGAGTCCGCCCGTGGCCGGATCGTACGTAGAGCGGGGCAATACACAAAGGCGCTCGCACATTTTGACCGGGCTATCGCAATCTATTCGGCACAGCATGCAGACCATCGAAACCTGGCCCGGACATTGGTGAATGCTGCTTATACGAAACGGCTCCTCGCACTGCAACTACGGAAGCGAATTGACGCACGAGCCCGGCGGCCTGACAGATTGCGGAGTGGAGCCGAATCTGCTGGGAACGAACGGAGCCGCGGCAATCTTCACGCCCGGTATAACGAGATTTGCCGGGAGGCACTGGCGCAGTTGGAACGTGGCATCGAGATCTACACTTCGCATGGGTATTCCAGCGGCATCGGATCGGCGCTTTTGAACGCCGGGCATTTGCACGTGGACAGTGGAGATATCGAACGTGGCGCTCAGGAAGCGCTTGAAGCCTACACTCTTGCATTGAAAAAAAATGACCAGATACTGATGGCCAGGGCTCGCATGCTGCAAGCTGCCACCGAGAATGCACGAGTCGATGAGGGACTTGGGGAGGATAAAGATATTGAGGTTCATGCCGATACTGCGAAGCAATACTGCGATGAAGCGATAGCACTTGCACAACACACACAGAATCGTCGGCTGCTGGCAGGCGCTTACATTATGCGGGGCATGACGGCCGCGAGCGACTTCTTTCAGGAATGGGATGTGGCTAATGAGTGTGCGGTCGCCGCTTCCGCTCTGCTCGGATCAGAAGATCGAGATCACCTGTTCGAAGAACTCTCCGCATTGAAGACACTGGTCCTACGAGTCTGTGGCATTAATGACACGCTCCGCGCATGGTCGGAAGGCGTGTTGGGCGACAAGACCTTCCAGCAGATTACCGAAGAGTTCGCGGGGATGGTTATCCCAAAAGTGTGGATGCGCGAAAATAAGAGAATCTCCCGAGTGGCCGATCGCCTCTCCATATCCCCCAAAAAAGTGCGTCGTCTCCTCCGCAATGCGGGTGTATTGGACGGTCATCGATAA
- the aceA gene encoding isocitrate lyase: protein MSQQYATNNWNSPRWGGIIRTYSMEDVNRLRGTVRVEYSLARAGAEKFWRLLHQEAYIPALGALTGNQAVEMAQAGLKAIYLSGWQVAADANLAGQMYPDQSLYPANSVPSVVRALNSALLRADQIAHSEGSNSVDWMLPIVADAEAGFGGVLNAFELMKSMIEAGAAAVHFEDQLSSAKKCGHMGGKVLVPTRDAVQKLVAARLAADVLDVPTVLIARTDADAAKLITSDCDPVDQPFLAGKQTVEGFFAFRGGLDAAISRGLAYAPYADIVWCETSQPNMQEARRFAEAIHEEFPGKLLAYNCSPSFHWKSKLSDREIAHFQQELGAMGYRFQFVTLAGFHSLNLSIFELAHEYARSGMSAYSRLQQREFELAEKCGYGAVKHQRFVGTGYFDELANVIASGQTSIRALPGSTEEEQFEVLPFKESINSATSASGMPD from the coding sequence ATGAGCCAGCAATACGCAACCAACAATTGGAATTCGCCCCGATGGGGAGGAATCATACGCACGTACTCGATGGAAGACGTGAATCGCCTGCGTGGGACGGTACGAGTCGAGTACTCGCTTGCCCGCGCGGGTGCGGAGAAGTTCTGGCGCCTTCTGCATCAGGAGGCTTACATCCCTGCGCTTGGCGCACTCACCGGAAACCAGGCGGTGGAGATGGCTCAGGCGGGTCTGAAGGCGATCTACCTGAGCGGTTGGCAGGTGGCAGCTGACGCCAATCTGGCCGGGCAGATGTATCCCGACCAGAGCCTGTACCCGGCGAATAGTGTTCCAAGCGTGGTGCGGGCTTTGAACAGCGCGCTGTTGCGTGCTGACCAGATTGCCCATAGTGAGGGCTCGAACTCAGTTGACTGGATGCTGCCGATCGTGGCGGACGCGGAGGCTGGATTTGGAGGCGTACTCAATGCCTTCGAATTGATGAAAAGCATGATCGAAGCAGGAGCAGCCGCCGTACACTTCGAAGATCAACTGTCTTCTGCGAAGAAGTGCGGCCATATGGGCGGCAAAGTCCTTGTGCCGACACGAGATGCTGTACAAAAGCTGGTTGCAGCGCGTCTGGCCGCGGATGTGCTCGATGTTCCGACCGTCTTGATTGCGCGAACGGATGCTGATGCTGCAAAGCTTATTACCAGCGACTGCGACCCAGTTGATCAGCCATTCCTGGCCGGGAAGCAGACGGTCGAGGGATTCTTTGCCTTCCGAGGTGGACTGGATGCCGCCATCTCACGTGGTTTGGCCTACGCGCCGTACGCTGACATAGTCTGGTGCGAAACTTCCCAGCCAAACATGCAAGAGGCGCGGCGGTTCGCTGAGGCCATTCATGAAGAATTTCCAGGGAAATTGCTGGCATACAACTGCTCGCCATCGTTTCACTGGAAATCCAAGTTAAGCGACCGAGAAATCGCACACTTCCAACAAGAACTAGGAGCTATGGGTTATCGCTTCCAGTTTGTTACGCTCGCCGGCTTCCACTCCCTGAATCTATCCATCTTCGAGCTGGCCCATGAATACGCACGTTCGGGGATGTCAGCTTACTCTCGCCTGCAGCAGCGCGAGTTTGAGCTGGCAGAGAAGTGCGGATATGGGGCGGTCAAGCATCAACGCTTTGTCGGGACAGGCTACTTTGACGAACTGGCTAACGTAATTGCATCCGGACAGACCTCGATCCGTGCACTACCGGGTTCAACCGAAGAAGAACAATTCGAAGTCCTGCCGTTTAAAGAGTCAATCAATTCGGCCACTTCTGCATCTGGAATGCCTGATTGA
- a CDS encoding polyhydroxyalkanoate synthesis regulator DNA-binding domain-containing protein translates to MASKINLIKKYENRRLYDTTNSRYVNLDEVAQMLQRDEDVQVVDATTGEDITRLILTQIIVEDAKTTNSDFPLDVLRQLVIASGRVGQESTLKYMKAMLDLYQNTFRLISPAVNPFGFYPPQPEANPGATDVPHASETGHAARGSQTSHAVKPENEEVDEMKRRLAELEELVSKLGPKKTTHTKKPATRRRRAKIQ, encoded by the coding sequence ATGGCTTCGAAGATCAACCTGATCAAGAAATATGAAAACCGGCGCCTCTACGATACAACCAACAGCCGGTATGTCAACCTCGACGAGGTAGCCCAAATGCTGCAGCGCGACGAGGACGTACAGGTTGTCGATGCGACTACTGGCGAAGACATCACGCGGCTGATATTGACGCAAATCATCGTAGAAGATGCCAAGACAACGAATTCCGATTTCCCGCTCGATGTTCTCCGTCAATTGGTGATCGCCTCGGGGCGCGTCGGTCAGGAAAGTACCCTCAAATACATGAAGGCAATGCTCGATCTTTACCAGAACACCTTCCGCTTGATCTCCCCAGCCGTAAATCCCTTTGGATTTTATCCACCACAACCGGAAGCGAACCCTGGAGCGACGGATGTACCTCACGCGTCCGAGACAGGCCATGCCGCGCGAGGCTCCCAGACATCTCATGCGGTGAAGCCCGAAAACGAGGAAGTGGACGAAATGAAGCGACGGCTGGCGGAACTGGAAGAGTTGGTTTCGAAGCTTGGTCCCAAGAAGACCACTCACACGAAGAAACCAGCCACGCGCCGGCGCCGCGCCAAAATACAGTAA